The Oscillatoria salina IIICB1 region CTAAATCAAACAATTCGACTGTAGTTAAATCGATCTCCACAGTTTTAGTTAATCCGTCATCGCTGTTGTTGTCTTGTAGAGATTGGCAGCTTAAGCGATGCAAATTTTTATCTTCTAAATGAGTTAACTGCACTAACTCAGTATTTTCCTCAGCCAGTGGCGGCTGACGCACGCCACTCAGAAATTCTTGTGCATAAGCACTAACTACCCGCACCAGACTATCAAAAAATTCCCGTCCGCCACTCAGCGTCTGCTTGGCAACAGTAAAATGACATTCAGCATTGACCAAAATAGACATTAAAGGTCGTCCGTCACTAGGACTGGGGTTACTTGTCTGGGTACTCATTCCATCGAGAATGAGGGTGCAATTGGGGGGACTATACTGTCGCCTAATTGTCATGAAACTTCTCCATCAAAAAGACTAATCCAAAACCTCTGCATTCCTGCGGTTCCCGTGCAGAATAGTAATTGGCTCAAAAGTTCTAACGCTAGATCGTTCAATTTATCCGGCGAAGCGAGATAAGTAGCTACTTTTGCCCGTCGCGGATTCATCCGCCTGCGAAAGTAGCCGCGAAACCTGTCGAGATATTCCGAAAGGCGAAAGTGATGATCCAAAGGTAATCCTTTTTCCTTCATTTGCTGTTCGGCAAGAAGTAACTGCCGAATCAAGAAAGTTAATTTTCGCGAACGATAAACCGCGATCGCTACTAAAGCTTTCGCTTCTTCTAGTTTTAATGGTCGTCGCACATAAGAACGTCGCCAAGGATTCGTACAACGCAAGCGCCACAACACCACTCGATTTTTGATAATTCCTTGAAGGTCTAATTCTTGAGCAGTTGCTAACATCTGTTCCGAACCCCCTAATTCTAAGGCTTCTAGCGCCAAGAGAATTAAATCGATCCTTTGTTGGGTTCGCCAAGGACAACCTCGCTCTGAAATTGCTGGATCGGGTAAACTGTCTAGAATTAAGGGCTTTGATTTCGCACCAGAAGTATAATCGCGCATTACGCTGGCAGAATTGCTCATTTTTTATAGATTTCACGAAGTTACTTGGTTAATAGATAAAGACTCAGTAAGTTTTACTCCGACTTAGAATAGCTGACTTATTTAAGTCTGTATTTGTGTCAGAACGCCTTTTATTCGTCTCTAACTGCATGATACAAGCCAAGTTGATTTCTCTGTCTTGTTGTTAGTTTAATTAAAAATAGTCAAACCTATATTATATATTATTTTGATAATTAACTGGGGAGAAAAAGTCTTTCTTAGCGATCGCCAAGAAAATCGCCAAAGCTACAATCGCATTTTAGAGTGGAAGGGCAACAACAGAACATACGTGAGTTTTTCTATGGATATCAAGTCTCTGATTCGCGACATCCCAGATTTTCCCAAACCGGGCATCATTTTTCGGGATATTACGACTTTATTGAGCAATCCGGAAGGATTACACTATACGTTTGACACTTTAGAGCAAAAGTGTAAACAAGCAAATCTTCTACCCGACTATGTAATCGGTATGGAGTCTCGCGGTTTTCTTTTCGGTCCATCTCTAGCTTATAAGTTTCAAGCTGGATTTATTCCGGTACGCAAACCAGGAAAGTTACCCGCCGCAGTTCACAGTATTGAATACGAACTAGAATATGGCACAGATAAACTCGAGGTACATCAGGATGCTTTAGCCCCAGGTGCGCGGGTATTAATTGTAGACGATTTAATCGCTACAGGAGGAACAGCGAAAGCTACAGCCGAGTTAGTCCAACGCTGCGGCTGTAACTTAGTCGGTTTCGCCTTTATTATCGAATTAACAGACTTGGGCGGACGGAAAAATCTGCCTGAAGTCCCAATTATTACCTTAGTAGAATATTAATGGCGATCGCACTTAGGCAAATCCCTAGCCAGAAAGATATTTGGGCTACAGCGTCAGCTAAGCTGAGGTAACTAACTTGTCAGCAGGATTTATCTCCTGTTGACAAACTGAATTGGGAGCGAGAATACACAAATAACAGCCAATGACACAAGTAAAACATTCATCAACGCGAGATAGGTTAAATAACTTCGGCAATTGGGTAAAAGGACTATTGACGAATGAAACATTTCTCTACATCGTCAAGCGACTATTGCAGGGATTGTTAACTTTGTTGTTAGCATCTGCCCTCAGTTTTGCGATTATTCAATTAGCACCGGGAGATTATCTGGATACTTTAAGGGAAAATCCCAGTATTTCCCAAGAAACAATTGAGGCGTATAGTCAGCAATTTGGTTTAGATAAGCCTGCTTATGTTCAATATTTACTTTGGTTGAAGCAGGTAGTCACGGAGCTTGATTTTGGCACTAGTTTCGTTTATTCCCGCTCAGTGGCATCGTTGTTAAGGGAACGAATTATTAATACCTTGCTTTTAGCGATCGCGTCAATTATTCTGACTTGGGCGATCGCGATTCCTCTTGGGATCGTTAGTGCAGTTAATCAAAATCGCTTTGCCGATCGCTCTTTACGGGTACTTAGCTATTTGGGACAAGGGTTTCCTAGCTTTATCACGGCTTTATTACTGCTAATTGTCGCACAAAATACTTCTCCTCTCTTTCCCGTCGGCGGCATGACAAGTATTTATCATGCCGATCTTAATCCAGTGGGTAAAGTTCTCGATGTCGGTTGGCACATGATCTTACCGACAATTGCTTTAACTATCACTTCTTTTGCTGGCTTGCAACGCTTAACTAGAGGTGAGTTACTCGATGTTCTCCGCCAAGATTATATCCAAACTGCTCGCGCGAAAGGACTGCCAGAAAATCGCGTCATCTACGTTCATGCTTTACGCAATGCAGTTAACCCCTTGATTACTTTGCTCGGTTTTGAGTTTGCTAGCTTACTTAGTGGGGCATTTATTGCCGAATATTTCTTTAATTGGCCCGGTTTGGGACGTTTGATTTTGCAAGCGGTTATTGCCCAAGATATTTATTTGGTGATGGCAAGCTTGATGATGGGCGCATTAATGTTAATTATTGGTAATTTACTCGCAGATTTGTTACTCAAATTTGTCGATCCCCGAATTAATCTCGAAAATATTCAGTAAGCGATTCTTATGCTTTCTCAAATTCATTATTTAATTCGTTCTCAAACTGACGGTAAGTATCTCGCGGCTCAACTCCACGATGAAAATTCTCCCTCAGCAGGCTATCTGCTCATGTTTAAAGAACATTTTGATGCTCTTAGCTATCTTAATACCCACGCAGGTGATATTGCCGATCGCTTTGCGGTTGAGTCGATTTCAGGTACTCAGTTGAAAAATTTGCTCCAACGTTGGGGTTTTAGCGGTATTGGGCTAGTTGAAGACCCCCTCGTACCGCAAATTGAGTTCCTCAAATACGGCTAATTTTATTATTTTTTGTTAAGTCAATGACAAATCTATCTCTGTGTAGATTTGATAAACGCCAATATTTGAGCAAATAAATAGATGTAGTAGAAAATTTAGCTGGTTTCTCACGAATCAGTAGTAGATTACAAAATTAACAAAAAGGAGCAATTTCAAATGAAATCTCTTCTACGACCCTTGCGTATTTTACTAGTTGTCTGTGCTTGTGCATTTCTTTTCTTCTCCCAAGCAATTCCTGCTTATGCAGGTAGTAATCCGGCTAAAGGAGAAGAAACACTAAATGCAGTTCAGAAAGAATCAGAAAAGATTCTGAAACAAGAACGACCCGCACCTGCTGGTTTAGAAGCTAATATCAGATCTGAGAAAGGTTTGAATGAAGTTCAAGGGGCAGCTAATGCAGAAAAAATGTACAACCCTGCCAACTCTGGCGATAAGGAAACAGTTGAAAAAGATTTGGGTAAAGCTTTAAATAAGGTTGCTGACTAAAGGCTTGTTAGTTTCTCAAACTTAACTATTTGCTAACCAAGTGTTAAAATGAAGATAAACGGTTGAAAGCTTTTTTGCGGAAAGTTTCAACCGTTTATTTAACTGTCCGAAAATTAATTAAAAATTATTAAAAAATTGAAGTAAGCCTTGACAAAAGACCAAATGGATGTAATTAGATTAACGACAATTCGGAGTTATGGTTACACGGGGTATCTAGAAGAAGAACGGATACTAGGACAGTGGTTTGAGGTAGATTTAACCTTATGGTTAGATTTAGCAAAAGCAGGTAAATCTGATGCGATTGAAGATACTTTAGATTACCGAGCAGCGATCGCTACGGTGAAACACATCATCAAAACCGCAAAGTTTGCTTTAGTCGAGAAACTAGCTAGCGCGATCGCCGAAGCTATCTTAGAATTAGAACCAGTAGAACAAGTAAAAGTTGAGTTATCTAAACCCGCAGCACCAATTCCCGACTTTGGCGGTAGAATTACGATCGAGATTATCAGAAGTAAATCTTAAGCAACACAATTACAAGTAGGTACAATTATGAATCTCGGTGCGATCGCGGCTTTAATTTATGGTATTGTTGCTCTCGTGGGCGGTATTTTCGGCTACGTGAAAGTTAAGAGTAAACCCTCACTAATTTCTGGTACAATTAGCGGCACTTTGTTGATTTTTAGTGCAGTAGCTCAATTCGTCGGATACAGTTGGGGGTTGATTTTCGCCGCTCTATTAACAGGAATTTTAATAGTAGTATTTATCATGAGATTGATGAAAACTAAAAAATTTATGCCTGCGGGTTTAATGGGGATTTTAGGCGTAGTTGCCCTAGCAGTAATCGTAAGCGAATTTGTTTAATTAGAACGAAAAATAAATGGCTCCTAGACCTCGCAAACGCTTTGGACAACATTGGTTGCGTAGCGAAAAAGTATTAGCTGAAATTATCAAAGCTGCTAAATTACAGCCTAGCGATCGCGTTTTAGAAATAGGTCCGGGAACAGGAATTCTCACTCGTCGTTTGTTAGCAGAAAGCCAAGCTGTAGTTGCTGTCGAACTCGATCGCGATTTATGCAAGAAATTGGTAAAATCTTTCGGATCTCGCGAAAATTTTCTTCTGTTACAAGGCGATATTCTTAACCTCGACTTAGATACCCAACTAACAGATTTTCCCGCTTTCCAAAAGCCAAACAAAGTTGTTGCGAATATTCCCTACAACATTACAGGTCCAATTCTCGAAAAAGTCTTAGGAAAAATTGCTCAACCCGTAACTCCAGCTTACGATTTAATTGTCTTATTAATTCAACAAGAAGTAGCCGAAAGAATTTGCGCCGATCCAAGTTCAAAAACATTCGGTGCATTATCCGTCAGAGTTCAGTATATAGCCGAACCAGAATTAATCTGTAACGTACCAGCAAAAGCCTTTTATCCACCTCCGAAAGTAGACTCAGCCGTCGTGAGATTATCTCCCCGTAACTTTCCCATTCCCGCAGCCAACCCCAAACAACTAGAAAAATTGGTCAAAGTTGGCTTCGCTAACAAACGGAAAATGTTACGAAATAATTTAAAAGGATTAACAGATAGCGAAATTTTGTCTCAATTGCTGGAACAATTAGAAATTAATCCCCAAGTTCGTGCTGAAAACCTTAGCGTCCGAGATTGGGTCAACCTGAGTAATAAGTTAAAAATCTAAGATGCGTTCTTATTGTTTAATTGCGCCTGCGAAAATTAATCTATATTTAGAAATTATCGGCTCTCGTCCCGACGGGTTTCACGAATTGGTAATGCTGCTACAAAGCATCGAATTAAGCGATCGCGTTTATCTCCATGCTAACGGGATCGACGATATTCGCATCCACTGTCAGCATCCCGAAGTACCTTCACAGCCAACCAATCTTGCTTATAAAGCTGCTAAATTAATGGCAGACCAATTTCCCGATATTTTCGCCAACTACGGGGGAATGGAAATTACCATTGACAAAAGAATTCCCGTAGCCGCAGGATTAGCCGGAGGTTCAACTGATGCGGCGGCGGTATTAGTTGGGATAAACTTAATGTGGCAGTTGGGACTGACTCAACCAGAATTACAAGAATTAGCCGCCTTACTCGGTTCGGATGTACCATTTTGTATTTCTGGGGGAACAGCGATCGCCACAGGAAGAGGCGAACAACTTGATGCAATTAATTCCCCTCCTTCGCTGTTCGTAGTTTTAGCAAAATATCGGAATATCAGCGTTTCTACAGCTTGGGCTTATCAAACTTATCGCCAAAAATTCGGTCACGAATACATCATCGATCCCGACGTTATTCGTTCGCGAATTATTGAGATTCATTCTAGTCCATTAGTCAACGCGATTAGCCATAAACATAGTGCCAAAATTGGTCAATTACTGCACAATGACCTGGAAAGAGTTGTTTTACCAGCTTATCCTCAAGTCGAACAATTACGAAACGCTTTCGCTGACGCTGGAGTTTTGGGAACAATGATGTCTGGTAGCGGTCCGACAGTTTTTGCTCTCTGCGAGTCAGAAACTCACGCTCAAGAGGTAAAACGAAAAGTA contains the following coding sequences:
- a CDS encoding DUF3038 domain-containing protein codes for the protein MSNSASVMRDYTSGAKSKPLILDSLPDPAISERGCPWRTQQRIDLILLALEALELGGSEQMLATAQELDLQGIIKNRVVLWRLRCTNPWRRSYVRRPLKLEEAKALVAIAVYRSRKLTFLIRQLLLAEQQMKEKGLPLDHHFRLSEYLDRFRGYFRRRMNPRRAKVATYLASPDKLNDLALELLSQLLFCTGTAGMQRFWISLFDGEVS
- a CDS encoding adenine phosphoribosyltransferase; protein product: MDIKSLIRDIPDFPKPGIIFRDITTLLSNPEGLHYTFDTLEQKCKQANLLPDYVIGMESRGFLFGPSLAYKFQAGFIPVRKPGKLPAAVHSIEYELEYGTDKLEVHQDALAPGARVLIVDDLIATGGTAKATAELVQRCGCNLVGFAFIIELTDLGGRKNLPEVPIITLVEY
- a CDS encoding ABC transporter permease, producing MTQVKHSSTRDRLNNFGNWVKGLLTNETFLYIVKRLLQGLLTLLLASALSFAIIQLAPGDYLDTLRENPSISQETIEAYSQQFGLDKPAYVQYLLWLKQVVTELDFGTSFVYSRSVASLLRERIINTLLLAIASIILTWAIAIPLGIVSAVNQNRFADRSLRVLSYLGQGFPSFITALLLLIVAQNTSPLFPVGGMTSIYHADLNPVGKVLDVGWHMILPTIALTITSFAGLQRLTRGELLDVLRQDYIQTARAKGLPENRVIYVHALRNAVNPLITLLGFEFASLLSGAFIAEYFFNWPGLGRLILQAVIAQDIYLVMASLMMGALMLIIGNLLADLLLKFVDPRINLENIQ
- a CDS encoding low temperature-induced protein, translated to MKSLLRPLRILLVVCACAFLFFSQAIPAYAGSNPAKGEETLNAVQKESEKILKQERPAPAGLEANIRSEKGLNEVQGAANAEKMYNPANSGDKETVEKDLGKALNKVAD
- the folB gene encoding dihydroneopterin aldolase, giving the protein MDVIRLTTIRSYGYTGYLEEERILGQWFEVDLTLWLDLAKAGKSDAIEDTLDYRAAIATVKHIIKTAKFALVEKLASAIAEAILELEPVEQVKVELSKPAAPIPDFGGRITIEIIRSKS
- a CDS encoding TMEM14 family protein, whose product is MNLGAIAALIYGIVALVGGIFGYVKVKSKPSLISGTISGTLLIFSAVAQFVGYSWGLIFAALLTGILIVVFIMRLMKTKKFMPAGLMGILGVVALAVIVSEFV
- the rsmA gene encoding 16S rRNA (adenine(1518)-N(6)/adenine(1519)-N(6))-dimethyltransferase RsmA gives rise to the protein MAPRPRKRFGQHWLRSEKVLAEIIKAAKLQPSDRVLEIGPGTGILTRRLLAESQAVVAVELDRDLCKKLVKSFGSRENFLLLQGDILNLDLDTQLTDFPAFQKPNKVVANIPYNITGPILEKVLGKIAQPVTPAYDLIVLLIQQEVAERICADPSSKTFGALSVRVQYIAEPELICNVPAKAFYPPPKVDSAVVRLSPRNFPIPAANPKQLEKLVKVGFANKRKMLRNNLKGLTDSEILSQLLEQLEINPQVRAENLSVRDWVNLSNKLKI
- the ispE gene encoding 4-(cytidine 5'-diphospho)-2-C-methyl-D-erythritol kinase, with translation MRSYCLIAPAKINLYLEIIGSRPDGFHELVMLLQSIELSDRVYLHANGIDDIRIHCQHPEVPSQPTNLAYKAAKLMADQFPDIFANYGGMEITIDKRIPVAAGLAGGSTDAAAVLVGINLMWQLGLTQPELQELAALLGSDVPFCISGGTAIATGRGEQLDAINSPPSLFVVLAKYRNISVSTAWAYQTYRQKFGHEYIIDPDVIRSRIIEIHSSPLVNAISHKHSAKIGQLLHNDLERVVLPAYPQVEQLRNAFADAGVLGTMMSGSGPTVFALCESETHAQEVKRKVRSVIPDFELKFWITRLSSAGISVT